A genomic stretch from Spongiibacter nanhainus includes:
- a CDS encoding glycine cleavage system protein R — protein sequence MNTSLVFTFIGADRPGLVECVAEAIAQHGGSWQESRMIELAGQFAGIARVQLPQQQVPTLRTALEALAQQGLQVSFAADEAAADSRPARQSAFLKLIGNDRPGIVREVSRALLQRDINVTEMSSNISSAPMTGEPLFEASVAIDLPAEGELGNLEEALDAIAEALNIEIDLDSRPL from the coding sequence GTGAATACATCTCTGGTTTTTACCTTTATTGGCGCCGACCGCCCCGGCCTGGTGGAATGCGTTGCCGAAGCCATAGCCCAGCACGGGGGCAGCTGGCAGGAGAGCCGCATGATCGAACTGGCCGGGCAATTTGCCGGTATTGCCCGGGTGCAGTTGCCCCAGCAGCAAGTGCCGACACTGCGCACTGCCCTGGAGGCTTTGGCGCAACAGGGACTGCAGGTCAGCTTTGCCGCGGATGAAGCTGCGGCGGATAGCCGTCCTGCCCGACAATCCGCCTTTCTCAAGCTTATCGGCAACGATCGCCCCGGCATTGTCCGGGAGGTGAGCCGGGCCCTGTTGCAGCGGGATATCAACGTGACTGAGATGAGTTCCAATATCTCCAGCGCGCCAATGACCGGGGAACCGCTGTTTGAAGCCAGCGTTGCTATCGATCTTCCCGCCGAGGGCGAACTGGGCAACCTGGAAGAAGCCTTGGATGCCATCGCCGAGGCACTGAACATCGAGATTGACCTGGATTCCCGGCCTCTTTAG
- a CDS encoding MTH1187 family thiamine-binding protein: MKVHVDFCVIPIGTDVSLTPYIAECQRIFTAMGLSPVLHAYGTNLEGEWDTVMDAVKRCHARLHEMGAPRLSSTLKLGTRVDRDQGLADKVESVQQALDSSGNKA; encoded by the coding sequence ATGAAAGTACACGTTGATTTTTGCGTCATCCCCATCGGCACTGATGTCTCACTGACGCCGTATATTGCAGAGTGCCAGCGGATTTTTACCGCTATGGGCCTGTCGCCGGTACTACACGCCTACGGCACTAACCTGGAAGGTGAGTGGGATACAGTGATGGATGCGGTGAAGCGCTGCCATGCCCGCCTGCACGAAATGGGCGCGCCGCGCTTGAGCAGTACCCTCAAACTCGGCACCCGGGTAGACCGGGATCAAGGGCTGGCGGACAAAGTGGAAAGCGTCCAGCAGGCACTGGACAGTAGTGGTAACAAGGCCTAA
- a CDS encoding YheU family protein: MSDYLEIPWQKLSPDAFEGMLEELVSRDGTDYGEQEVGFEDKVAQLRLALEEGRAFIAFDPESESWAVLPRQ; the protein is encoded by the coding sequence ATGAGCGATTATTTGGAAATCCCTTGGCAAAAACTCAGCCCCGACGCCTTTGAGGGCATGCTGGAAGAATTGGTGAGCCGCGATGGCACCGACTACGGTGAGCAGGAGGTGGGCTTTGAGGACAAAGTCGCCCAACTGCGCTTAGCGCTGGAAGAGGGGCGAGCTTTTATCGCCTTTGATCCCGAGTCGGAAAGCTGGGCGGTATTGCCGAGACAATAG
- the tusA gene encoding sulfurtransferase TusA yields the protein MSQTCDHTLDTSGLFCPEPVMMLHNKIRDMALGEVLEIIATDPATTRDIPKFCNFLGHELIEQSESDDIYRYLVRKA from the coding sequence ATGTCCCAGACCTGCGACCACACACTCGATACCAGCGGCCTGTTTTGTCCTGAGCCGGTGATGATGCTCCATAACAAAATTCGCGACATGGCGTTGGGAGAGGTACTGGAGATAATCGCTACCGACCCCGCCACTACCCGGGACATTCCCAAGTTCTGCAACTTTCTTGGCCACGAACTGATTGAGCAGTCCGAAAGCGACGATATCTACCGCTATCTGGTCCGCAAGGCGTAA
- a CDS encoding gamma-glutamylcyclotransferase family protein, protein MSSQFYFAYGSNMNPARMQARELHFRSAHRAHLPGYELCFNKQSHSRPEVAYANIRPASGAVVEGVLYQLADTAAVAGMDVYEGTPVRYSRECVHVWCDNRPVPAWVYMANPAYINNSLLPEERYLAHLLAGEAFLSPGYLARLRAQAASPSPDSDTTYDSNDGLRFNV, encoded by the coding sequence GTGAGTAGTCAGTTTTACTTTGCCTACGGCTCTAATATGAACCCGGCGCGGATGCAGGCTCGGGAGCTGCATTTTCGCTCGGCTCACCGCGCCCATTTGCCCGGCTATGAGCTGTGTTTTAACAAGCAGTCCCACAGCCGGCCGGAGGTGGCCTACGCCAACATCCGCCCCGCCAGTGGTGCCGTGGTGGAGGGCGTGCTCTACCAGCTTGCCGATACCGCCGCGGTAGCGGGTATGGACGTCTACGAGGGCACCCCAGTGCGCTATAGCCGCGAGTGCGTGCATGTATGGTGTGATAATCGTCCGGTGCCCGCGTGGGTCTATATGGCCAATCCAGCCTATATCAACAACAGCCTATTGCCAGAGGAGCGCTACCTGGCACACCTGCTGGCCGGCGAAGCGTTTTTGTCCCCTGGGTATCTGGCCAGGCTGCGCGCCCAAGCCGCCAGCCCTTCGCCAGACAGCGATACGACCTACGATAGCAATGACGGCTTGCGTTTCAATGTCTGA
- a CDS encoding elongation factor P hydroxylase encodes MSESVFATRDIVDIALDSEISAVFNRCFGADYRTCLVGGADEPLYQPGRCLAEKHQIVYRHDYPRSALHEAAHWCIAGSSRRLQVDYGYWYQPDGRDQQAQRLFEQVEARPQAIEWFFCQAVGLAFQVSIDNLSGEPVDAFPFRLAVWQQARRFLAEGLPPRAQVFYLALREHFRGEGANTMDFDLRSLVL; translated from the coding sequence ATGTCTGAGTCGGTCTTCGCTACACGGGACATTGTCGATATTGCGCTCGATAGCGAGATTTCAGCGGTATTTAACCGCTGTTTCGGTGCCGATTACCGAACCTGCCTTGTCGGTGGGGCGGATGAACCCCTCTACCAGCCCGGCCGGTGCCTTGCTGAAAAACACCAGATAGTCTATCGCCATGACTATCCCCGCAGCGCCCTTCACGAGGCCGCGCACTGGTGTATTGCCGGTTCGAGCCGACGATTACAGGTGGACTACGGATATTGGTACCAGCCTGACGGGCGTGATCAGCAGGCTCAGCGCTTGTTTGAGCAGGTAGAGGCGCGTCCCCAGGCGATCGAGTGGTTTTTCTGCCAGGCAGTGGGCTTGGCGTTCCAGGTCAGTATCGACAACCTCAGTGGCGAGCCGGTCGACGCCTTTCCCTTCCGTTTGGCGGTATGGCAACAGGCCCGGCGTTTTCTCGCTGAGGGGCTGCCGCCCCGGGCTCAGGTTTTTTACCTTGCGTTGAGGGAGCACTTTCGCGGCGAGGGCGCAAATACCATGGATT